Proteins encoded together in one Labrus mixtus chromosome 18, fLabMix1.1, whole genome shotgun sequence window:
- the LOC132993504 gene encoding uncharacterized protein LOC132993504, whose translation MWDQVRVDHGREFYLSLYMQEMLSNHRHNLQRQPYCQTQSTKNHTVERMWVEINNLVNYLVKEAFIQLQDQEVLNMDDNVTRYCTSNLTAEMCKIGITRAVHAWNAHRILGKGTPNCLAAGGCPKKLGEELLRHASQAADMYQQDVGSSLTRVSCFGTDPFSTEEDKISAEQLFAEEYPDISVLLDNVVNYNFVPFQDALLYLINITQQYA comes from the exons ATGTGGGACCAGGTCAGGGTCGACCATGGCCGGGAATTTTACTTGTCCCTCTACATGCAGGAGATGCTGTCTAACCACAGACACAACTTGCAAAGGCAACCATATTGCCAAACTCAGTCAACAAAG AATCATACGGTAGAGCGAATGTGGGTAGAGATAAATAACCTGGTAAATTACCTAGTGAAGGAGGCCTTCATACAGCTGCAGGATCAGGAAGTCCTCAACATGGATGACAACGTGACTAGATACTGTACATCTAACCTTACTGCTGAGATGTGCAAGATTGGCATAACAAGAGCTGTACATGCATGGAATGCACACAGAATCCTAG GCAAAGGAACACCCAATTGTTTGGCAGCAGGAGGATGTCCAAAAAAACTGGGAGAGGAGTTGTTGCGACATGCCTCCCAAGCAGCAGACATGTACCAGCAGGATGTTGGCTCTTCACTGACTAGAGTCTCCTGCTTTGGAACTGACCCTTTCTCAACTGAGGAGGACAAAATATCAGCAGAACAACTTTTTGCTGAAGAGTACcctgatatttcagttttattaGATAATGTGGTAAACTATAACTTTGTACCTTTTCAAGATGCATTGTTGTATCTGATAAACATTACGCAGCAATATGCATGA